In Picosynechococcus sp. PCC 7002, the following are encoded in one genomic region:
- a CDS encoding TIGR04168 family protein, giving the protein MIDNCSLTIAVVGDVHDQWDAVGDRQALEILGVDLVLFVGDFGNEAVKLVQQVAALPFPKAVILGNHDAWYTASDWGRKKAPYDHATEDRVQAQLEILGATHVGYGHLDLPEFQLSVVGARPFSWGGEKWKNEKFYGDRYGVHDFTESTALIEKNIAACQYETLIFLGHNGPTGLGSEPEDMCGRDWNPLGGDFGDPDFAQALAIARRQNKTIPLVTFGHMHHSLRHRKDRLRTQCQFSDETLYFNAARVPRIQTYNNGDRHHSFSVITLTQGRPTKAELVWVNPISQQQTRETLWSQPLNSLP; this is encoded by the coding sequence ATGATTGATAACTGTTCACTAACCATTGCCGTGGTGGGAGATGTCCATGACCAATGGGATGCCGTTGGCGATCGCCAAGCCCTGGAGATTCTTGGGGTAGATCTCGTGTTGTTTGTCGGGGATTTTGGCAACGAAGCGGTGAAATTAGTGCAACAAGTGGCAGCGCTTCCTTTCCCCAAAGCAGTAATTTTGGGCAACCATGATGCTTGGTATACTGCCTCCGATTGGGGTCGCAAAAAAGCCCCCTACGACCATGCCACCGAAGATCGTGTGCAAGCCCAGTTAGAGATTCTGGGGGCAACCCATGTAGGCTACGGCCATTTGGATTTACCGGAGTTTCAGCTTTCAGTGGTCGGGGCACGGCCCTTTAGTTGGGGGGGTGAGAAGTGGAAAAATGAAAAATTCTATGGTGATCGCTATGGCGTCCATGACTTTACGGAATCCACCGCGTTAATTGAGAAAAATATTGCGGCCTGTCAGTACGAAACCCTGATCTTTCTCGGACATAATGGCCCTACCGGATTGGGTTCGGAACCAGAAGATATGTGTGGTCGCGATTGGAATCCCCTGGGGGGTGATTTTGGTGATCCGGATTTTGCCCAGGCCCTGGCGATCGCCCGCCGTCAGAATAAGACAATTCCCCTAGTCACCTTTGGCCACATGCACCACAGCCTCCGGCACCGCAAAGATCGCCTACGCACCCAATGCCAATTTTCAGACGAAACCCTCTATTTCAATGCCGCCCGCGTCCCCAGAATTCAAACCTACAACAATGGCGATCGCCACCACAGTTTTTCTGTGATTACCCTCACCCAAGGCCGACCGACGAAAGCCGAACTGGTGTGGGTCAATCCAATCAGCCAGCAGCAAACGAGGGAAACCCTCTGGTCGCAGCCCCTCAACTCTCTTCCGTAA
- a CDS encoding VOC family protein: MQVTRCLHTAILVTDVQRAAAFYDRLLGLPKVERPFNYGGVWYQLPQMQVHLIEDPTFQAKLANPEKLGRNPHIAFGVKDLNTVRSQLDGENYPYEMSASGRRALFLQDPDGNVIEVTEES, translated from the coding sequence ATTCAAGTAACCCGTTGTCTACACACAGCAATTTTGGTGACAGATGTGCAGCGGGCAGCGGCCTTTTATGATCGACTGCTGGGGCTGCCAAAGGTGGAACGACCCTTTAACTACGGTGGCGTGTGGTACCAATTACCCCAGATGCAGGTTCATCTGATTGAAGATCCGACGTTCCAGGCGAAATTAGCCAATCCAGAAAAGTTAGGTCGAAATCCCCATATTGCTTTCGGCGTAAAGGATCTAAATACAGTGCGATCGCAGTTGGACGGAGAAAATTACCCCTATGAGATGAGCGCATCGGGGCGACGAGCCTTATTTTTGCAAGACCCAGACGGCAACGTGATCGAGGTTACGGAAGAGAGTTGA
- a CDS encoding AAA family ATPase, which translates to MGFLDNIHSLKTFICAFHPIIVIETVEEERVEALLREVVKDLHMPLFEWTVNLGLAPTPGTKYAPRTNDYARPGANKPIAFENTADPLDVLKYMGQIERNGIFWLKDFAPHLEDPKVIREVRELAEIYGVVNSAMVLTGESITLPKAIAHDAVYFELTLPDGDELYQTLSEVMRELKVRHKLAITLQGEELNQFVHALSGMTLKQARQAIAYAALIDGELNGADILKVIHRKAQILREESLLELFPVEENTAKLGGFVGLKQWLKRSQVGFSTAAKRVNLPAPKGILIVGVQGCGKSLAAKTIAREWQLPLLKLDAGRLYNKFVGESEKNFRQAIKLAESMAPAVLWIDEIEKSFGNPSGEGDGGLSLRLFGSFLTWLQEKSQEVFVVATANDLLQLPPELLRKGRFDEIFFVDLPNAQERAAIFSIHLARHRQNVQDFDLRILVTAAAGYSGAEIEQAIIAGLYQALYAQTPLTTDALVAQMKSTVPLSVSRREDVEKLRAIASERFVSAR; encoded by the coding sequence ATGGGCTTTTTGGATAACATTCACAGTTTAAAAACCTTCATCTGTGCGTTTCATCCAATCATTGTCATTGAGACCGTCGAAGAGGAACGGGTAGAGGCGCTCCTGCGGGAAGTGGTCAAAGATTTACACATGCCCTTATTTGAATGGACGGTAAATTTGGGACTGGCCCCAACCCCAGGGACAAAATATGCGCCCCGCACCAATGACTATGCCCGACCGGGGGCGAACAAGCCGATCGCCTTTGAAAATACGGCAGATCCCCTTGATGTACTGAAATATATGGGCCAGATTGAACGCAATGGCATTTTTTGGCTCAAGGATTTTGCGCCCCACCTGGAGGATCCCAAAGTCATCCGGGAAGTACGGGAGTTGGCTGAGATTTATGGGGTTGTGAATTCGGCGATGGTGCTGACAGGGGAGTCGATCACTTTACCAAAGGCGATCGCCCACGATGCGGTGTATTTTGAGCTGACCCTCCCGGATGGGGACGAGCTGTACCAAACCCTGTCGGAGGTGATGCGGGAACTCAAGGTGCGCCATAAGCTAGCAATTACGCTCCAGGGGGAAGAACTGAATCAATTTGTCCATGCCCTCAGTGGGATGACTCTCAAGCAGGCCCGCCAGGCGATCGCCTATGCCGCGTTGATCGACGGGGAGTTAAACGGGGCTGATATCCTCAAGGTGATCCACCGCAAGGCCCAGATCCTCCGGGAAGAATCCCTCCTCGAACTTTTTCCCGTCGAAGAAAATACCGCAAAACTAGGAGGCTTTGTGGGCCTCAAACAATGGTTAAAACGGTCTCAAGTGGGCTTTAGCACGGCGGCAAAGCGGGTGAATCTTCCGGCCCCGAAGGGCATTTTAATCGTCGGAGTGCAGGGGTGCGGGAAATCCCTCGCGGCGAAGACCATTGCTAGGGAATGGCAACTACCCTTGTTAAAACTGGATGCGGGCCGCCTGTACAACAAATTTGTCGGTGAATCGGAGAAAAATTTCCGCCAAGCAATTAAACTGGCTGAATCCATGGCCCCGGCGGTGTTGTGGATCGATGAAATTGAAAAAAGCTTTGGTAATCCCAGCGGTGAGGGCGATGGGGGTCTGAGTTTACGTTTGTTTGGCTCGTTCTTGACTTGGCTCCAGGAGAAATCCCAGGAAGTTTTTGTCGTTGCAACGGCCAATGATCTGTTGCAACTGCCGCCGGAACTGCTGCGGAAAGGGCGCTTCGATGAAATTTTCTTTGTGGATCTGCCCAATGCCCAAGAGCGGGCGGCGATCTTTTCGATTCACCTGGCGCGCCATCGACAAAATGTCCAAGATTTTGATTTGCGCATCTTGGTGACGGCGGCGGCAGGCTATAGTGGTGCAGAGATTGAACAGGCAATAATTGCCGGGCTATACCAGGCTCTCTACGCCCAAACTCCCTTAACGACGGATGCGCTGGTGGCTCAGATGAAAAGTACGGTGCCCCTGTCGGTGTCGCGGCGAGAGGATGTGGAAAAATTACGGGCGATCGCCTCGGAACGTTTTGTGTCAGCGCGGTAA
- the rsmD gene encoding 16S rRNA (guanine(966)-N(2))-methyltransferase RsmD, which produces MRIYGNRQIKTLPGELTRPTLAKVREAIFNIWQGQVAGCRWLDLCAGSGSMGAEALCRGAVKVVGIEKNSQACRIIQENWQKVAKVDQEYQILKGDLLKRLENLGGETFDLIYFDPPYAAKLYDRVLAKIVDLELLAPSGELAVEYDPKLWQPLELPGLELFKEKNYGKTAIAFYCLAE; this is translated from the coding sequence ATGCGCATCTATGGCAATCGACAAATCAAAACTCTTCCTGGCGAATTAACGCGGCCTACCCTGGCAAAGGTGCGGGAGGCAATTTTTAATATTTGGCAAGGACAGGTAGCGGGCTGCCGCTGGCTGGATCTCTGTGCGGGTTCTGGTTCTATGGGGGCCGAAGCATTATGTCGCGGCGCAGTGAAAGTTGTCGGCATTGAGAAAAATTCCCAGGCTTGCCGCATTATTCAAGAAAATTGGCAGAAAGTGGCTAAAGTTGACCAAGAATACCAAATTTTAAAAGGTGATCTCCTCAAACGCTTAGAAAATTTAGGGGGTGAAACCTTTGATTTGATTTATTTTGATCCACCCTACGCCGCGAAACTCTACGACCGGGTTTTAGCCAAAATTGTTGACTTAGAATTGCTCGCTCCCAGCGGAGAATTGGCCGTGGAATACGACCCGAAACTCTGGCAACCCCTTGAATTACCGGGACTAGAGCTATTCAAAGAAAAAAACTACGGCAAAACGGCGATCGCTTTTTACTGCCTCGCCGAATGA
- a CDS encoding alpha/beta fold hydrolase, which produces MTQAVTPLSALTPLDWTWRDQQIRYTVQGEGQPLLLIHGFGASIGHWKHNIPALAAHGYQVFALDLLGFGASAKPAWDYSLDLWQDLLRDFWQAKIQQPTVFVGNSIGGLLSLAMLANYPDLCAGGVLINCAGGLNHRPDELALPLRVVMGTFAKLVSSRLTGPFIFNQVRQKSRIKNTLYQVYGDRQAVTDELVEMLYEPSCDPGAQQVFASVITAPPGDSPTELLPKRQHSLLVLWGDRDPWTPIKGSQIYQDLAAQNAGVEFHPIPGAGHCPHDENPSLVNSLILDWLQRLG; this is translated from the coding sequence ATGACCCAGGCCGTCACTCCTCTTTCCGCCCTAACCCCCCTCGATTGGACTTGGCGCGACCAACAAATCCGCTACACCGTCCAAGGGGAAGGTCAACCCCTCCTGCTGATCCATGGGTTTGGCGCTTCGATCGGTCACTGGAAACACAACATTCCCGCCCTTGCCGCCCATGGTTATCAAGTTTTTGCTTTAGATTTATTAGGCTTCGGCGCTTCAGCGAAACCCGCCTGGGACTATAGCCTCGACCTGTGGCAAGATTTACTCCGCGATTTTTGGCAAGCGAAAATCCAGCAACCCACGGTATTTGTGGGCAATTCCATCGGCGGTCTGCTCAGTTTGGCAATGTTGGCGAATTATCCTGACCTCTGTGCGGGGGGCGTGTTAATTAACTGCGCGGGCGGCCTCAACCATCGCCCCGATGAATTGGCTCTACCGTTACGGGTGGTGATGGGTACTTTCGCGAAATTGGTTAGTTCGCGGTTAACGGGGCCATTTATTTTTAATCAGGTGCGTCAAAAATCGCGCATCAAAAATACCCTTTATCAAGTCTATGGCGATCGCCAAGCCGTCACCGATGAATTGGTCGAGATGCTCTACGAACCTTCCTGTGATCCAGGGGCGCAACAGGTCTTTGCGTCGGTGATTACGGCTCCTCCTGGGGATAGCCCGACGGAACTTTTACCAAAACGGCAACATTCTTTACTGGTGCTTTGGGGCGATCGCGATCCCTGGACACCGATCAAAGGCTCGCAAATTTACCAAGATCTCGCCGCGCAAAATGCCGGGGTCGAGTTTCATCCCATTCCGGGGGCAGGCCACTGTCCCCACGACGAAAATCCCAGTTTGGTTAATTCTTTGATCCTTGATTGGTTGCAGCGTTTGGGGTAA
- a CDS encoding nSTAND1 domain-containing NTPase: protein MINRPGPPFPTSRPIVQRLADRLWSSPRSDAQPGLYLFRCNYQAQEQELLAQLQGNLKLRWHQVFSQFTAAYYSDQALADLEEKAIAQGLLCLWLEPQADDLGAILNLLETTLTNLGIQPSHINGAMVFGLTPAVNLTAATFQSQIALWIVTLPTADYQERQVSDGLATATDLGEITWPSQALQYFWQRTEQDYFQKLTASGPLIFLDHRHWNLAPGQRGYRELELATKTLSEGAGLLCFIQGRQAHQDQQWQTAQQAYQESLRHYCRGEQGIDWLKVLRDNPNSPLLEQLSRSQGQQLALILFHLGLLLGDRPQHYQAPSPEGEQALHYLRLSRCLWERQEQWAWVGQLSLLIGVFLQQWQRGSALGDLAWSLLKGVQEPWPPELLAQHYGLMAAIALQEQQWHKAQTLAQTALEHCQALDEPPPVVVRAWSALILAQANQALGQFAQAIATLEEILPPSRSQLTSPKTLPIPWGHWQQRLYDQIFACLGDLYRQGKDYRQAFDLAWERQQYEQSWGWRPFVGTQPLPDQQQQNLYSLQDPLSLVTLQGSQRDQDLQTLFHRLQRPQPNLILLHGATAVGKTSLLRAGLIPRLQSQPLDGRPVQVIYFKNYGQWARRLVQQLHGDRPFCPWPNPPSLDPLVHLQQQQDFAPLTVLIFDQFEQFFLQYPNPEERQDFLRFLAQSLRLPTVKAILSCRNEALAPLLDWEAGADLGEANHNLFDHRLRHRLGNLRPDAAIALLERVATWAKLPLDKALMQQLIQDLQDGHGEIRPLELQVIGAQLHQDHLYTREEYLGLGFPPKLLLLERSLLGIIRYCGDENRDLAWQFLHYFTDLRHSQLVLTKADILQLGRQFLGDRRLGEEKAELILHIFKTTGLIRAQLYGGQESYQLARPDLVEPIRHHYQAFQSQQWLQRITGREREMLWRRWWKVSVGTVWRLGLVAIALGFGLRWVELQRYQRWQGAQNAILMKLAEAAKVLQDGAQPVEALRESIRAAVVLQRLDDKDDDVVTPATRLKVLLALEQNFSTLAAATTSVTVRDFSQNFIPAVFRPPGDRQTMTPDVPITDFSFVGNSFQLLLAQPNQPLRQWPNQDQTLSPNNESITSLAWQPRGHFFVTGGDDRRVKLRQRNGQILQTLGGFQDKINVVAWSRDGKMFAAGSQDQTVRLWTETGELLQILTEHRGPITALQFSPDGKLLATAASDHTVQIWQRRRNNSFFLVTQFPPFATEIMDLQFGADSRHLGLTGRDHQVFVYPMTYENNNPVFGEPIAINHQSNGPDRIGFYGALPLLITNTENHHLQFWQLDGTYLGSLTGHQAPITQLHWQPQGKAIATLDQNNQLILWNLDLDELLQKSCRLLIYGDLGIPSSQRLGDRQLCTALLDLPPE from the coding sequence ATGATCAATCGCCCTGGCCCGCCATTTCCCACGTCCCGCCCCATTGTGCAGCGGTTGGCCGACCGATTGTGGTCTTCTCCCCGTAGTGATGCTCAACCCGGACTTTATCTTTTTCGCTGCAACTATCAAGCCCAAGAGCAGGAACTTCTGGCACAACTCCAGGGCAATCTAAAACTGCGATGGCACCAGGTTTTTTCTCAGTTTACGGCGGCATACTACAGTGACCAGGCGTTGGCAGATTTAGAAGAAAAGGCGATCGCCCAGGGGCTACTTTGTCTGTGGCTCGAACCCCAGGCCGATGATCTAGGAGCGATTTTAAATCTGTTAGAGACAACCCTAACCAATCTGGGTATCCAGCCTTCTCACATCAATGGCGCCATGGTTTTTGGGTTAACCCCAGCCGTTAACTTAACTGCGGCAACGTTTCAAAGCCAAATTGCCCTCTGGATTGTGACGCTACCAACGGCAGATTATCAAGAACGGCAAGTTTCTGATGGGCTGGCAACCGCAACGGATTTGGGAGAAATTACCTGGCCTTCCCAGGCGCTTCAGTATTTTTGGCAACGTACAGAACAGGACTACTTTCAAAAACTAACCGCCTCTGGCCCCCTAATTTTTCTCGATCATCGCCACTGGAATTTAGCGCCCGGTCAACGGGGTTATCGAGAATTAGAGTTAGCCACCAAGACCCTGAGTGAAGGCGCGGGTTTGCTCTGCTTTATCCAGGGACGACAAGCCCACCAAGATCAGCAATGGCAAACAGCCCAGCAAGCCTATCAGGAGAGTCTGCGCCACTATTGCCGTGGGGAGCAGGGGATCGATTGGCTCAAGGTGCTGCGGGACAATCCAAATTCGCCGTTGCTAGAACAGTTATCGCGTTCTCAGGGTCAACAACTAGCTCTGATTTTGTTTCATTTGGGTCTACTCCTAGGCGATCGCCCCCAGCATTATCAGGCCCCCAGTCCAGAAGGAGAACAAGCTCTCCATTATCTCCGCCTGAGCCGTTGCCTCTGGGAACGACAGGAACAATGGGCTTGGGTTGGTCAACTGAGTTTACTGATCGGTGTATTTTTACAGCAGTGGCAGCGTGGGTCAGCCCTAGGGGATTTGGCTTGGTCACTCCTCAAAGGGGTTCAGGAGCCTTGGCCACCCGAACTACTAGCCCAGCATTACGGTCTGATGGCGGCGATCGCCCTACAGGAACAACAATGGCACAAAGCCCAAACCCTCGCCCAAACAGCCCTAGAACATTGTCAAGCCCTGGATGAACCGCCCCCAGTGGTGGTCAGAGCTTGGAGTGCCCTTATTTTGGCCCAAGCAAATCAAGCCCTTGGTCAATTTGCCCAGGCGATCGCCACCCTAGAAGAAATTCTGCCGCCCAGCCGCAGCCAACTCACATCGCCCAAAACATTACCTATTCCCTGGGGCCACTGGCAACAACGGCTCTATGATCAGATTTTTGCTTGTCTCGGTGATCTTTACCGACAAGGTAAGGACTATCGCCAGGCCTTTGACCTCGCCTGGGAACGCCAACAATACGAACAAAGCTGGGGTTGGCGGCCTTTTGTGGGGACTCAACCCCTACCAGATCAGCAACAACAGAACCTATATTCGCTCCAGGATCCCCTCAGTCTGGTGACGCTCCAGGGTTCCCAACGAGATCAGGATCTCCAGACCTTGTTCCATCGGTTGCAGCGCCCCCAACCGAACCTGATTTTGCTCCATGGGGCTACCGCTGTGGGCAAAACCTCCCTTCTTCGAGCAGGACTGATCCCCAGACTCCAAAGCCAACCCCTAGATGGACGGCCAGTACAGGTCATTTATTTTAAAAATTATGGTCAGTGGGCCCGCCGCCTAGTGCAACAACTCCATGGCGATCGCCCCTTTTGTCCCTGGCCCAATCCCCCCAGCTTAGATCCCCTCGTTCACCTCCAACAGCAGCAAGATTTTGCCCCTTTGACGGTGTTGATCTTTGATCAATTTGAGCAGTTTTTCTTGCAATATCCCAACCCGGAAGAGCGTCAGGATTTTTTACGCTTTTTGGCCCAGAGTCTCCGGCTACCAACGGTGAAAGCAATCTTGTCCTGTCGTAACGAGGCCCTAGCGCCCCTTTTGGATTGGGAAGCAGGGGCGGATCTGGGGGAGGCGAACCACAACCTTTTTGACCATCGCCTCCGCCATCGCCTGGGAAATCTGCGTCCCGATGCGGCGATCGCCCTTTTAGAACGGGTGGCAACCTGGGCCAAACTGCCCCTAGACAAAGCCTTAATGCAGCAACTAATTCAGGATCTGCAGGATGGCCACGGGGAAATTCGCCCCCTCGAACTCCAGGTCATCGGCGCGCAACTGCACCAGGATCATCTTTATACCAGGGAGGAATATTTAGGGTTGGGCTTTCCGCCTAAATTGCTGCTGTTGGAGCGATCGCTGCTGGGGATCATTCGCTACTGCGGCGATGAAAACCGTGATTTGGCCTGGCAATTTCTCCATTACTTTACGGATCTGCGCCATAGTCAACTGGTGCTCACCAAGGCGGATATCCTCCAACTGGGGCGTCAATTCCTCGGCGATCGCCGCCTGGGGGAAGAAAAAGCAGAACTCATTTTGCACATTTTTAAAACAACGGGGCTAATTCGCGCTCAACTCTATGGCGGCCAAGAGTCCTACCAACTGGCTCGGCCCGATCTCGTTGAACCCATCCGGCACCACTACCAAGCCTTTCAGTCCCAACAGTGGCTCCAGCGCATCACTGGTCGGGAACGGGAAATGCTCTGGCGGCGCTGGTGGAAGGTGTCGGTGGGCACCGTTTGGCGCTTGGGTCTGGTGGCGATCGCCTTGGGGTTTGGCCTGCGCTGGGTGGAACTGCAACGGTACCAACGGTGGCAAGGGGCGCAAAACGCCATTTTGATGAAACTGGCCGAGGCTGCCAAGGTGCTCCAGGATGGTGCCCAACCCGTCGAGGCTCTCCGGGAAAGTATCCGGGCGGCGGTGGTCTTGCAGCGACTGGATGATAAGGACGATGATGTCGTTACCCCCGCAACCAGACTTAAGGTGCTCCTTGCCCTAGAACAAAATTTCAGCACCCTCGCTGCAGCGACCACTTCGGTAACGGTGCGGGACTTTAGTCAAAATTTTATTCCGGCAGTTTTTCGGCCCCCAGGCGATCGCCAAACCATGACCCCAGATGTGCCCATTACGGACTTTAGCTTTGTGGGGAATAGTTTCCAGCTTCTGCTCGCCCAGCCCAACCAACCTTTGCGGCAGTGGCCCAACCAGGATCAAACCCTGAGCCCAAATAATGAATCAATCACCAGTCTCGCCTGGCAACCACGGGGTCACTTCTTTGTCACTGGAGGAGACGATCGCCGGGTGAAGCTCCGCCAAAGAAATGGACAGATTTTGCAAACCCTGGGGGGCTTCCAGGACAAAATTAACGTTGTTGCCTGGAGTCGTGATGGAAAAATGTTTGCGGCGGGCAGCCAGGATCAAACGGTGCGCCTTTGGACAGAAACTGGGGAACTGTTGCAAATTTTGACGGAACATCGGGGGCCCATTACCGCCCTACAATTCAGCCCCGACGGAAAACTATTGGCGACAGCGGCAAGCGATCACACCGTGCAAATTTGGCAGCGGCGACGGAATAATTCTTTTTTCCTTGTGACCCAATTTCCCCCCTTTGCCACGGAAATCATGGATCTCCAATTTGGGGCGGATAGTCGTCACCTCGGCTTGACGGGGCGGGATCATCAGGTGTTCGTTTACCCGATGACCTACGAGAATAATAATCCCGTCTTTGGGGAACCCATTGCCATCAACCACCAAAGCAATGGCCCCGACCGCATCGGTTTTTATGGCGCTTTACCTTTGTTGATCACCAATACAGAAAACCACCACCTGCAATTTTGGCAACTGGATGGCACCTACCTCGGGAGCCTCACGGGGCACCAAGCTCCGATCACGCAACTCCACTGGCAGCCCCAAGGAAAGGCGATCGCCACTTTAGATCAAAACAATCAGCTCATCCTCTGGAATCTCGATCTCGACGAATTACTCCAAAAGAGTTGCCGACTATTAATCTATGGTGATTTGGGAATTCCTAGCAGCCAACGCCTAGGCGATCGCCAATTGTGTACGGCCCTCCTCGACCTCCCACCGGAGTAG
- a CDS encoding cell division protein FtsQ/DivIB encodes MTEITMATREQLREQRKQKQRQRTLRWFQGLWRSLALIGLAYGAFWVLDRPDWIIKSAAQITIEGNQVLPTERIRPLIPLTYPQPILTLKPQELEQAIEAQGAIAEALVSRRLVPPSLAIQVQERFPVARSQTPISSQGDRPLEPGYLDAEGQWFPAAVYEPLSEYQPLPTLEVTGIRELQLPLWPELYRTLGRSPVEILSINWQDSNNLILNTELGSFHLGPDLTQLEAQLAAIAKLQQTLGTTIPAQDIQYIDLQNPDEPIIQSNKPIVPPASQPETPQT; translated from the coding sequence ATGACAGAAATCACCATGGCAACACGGGAGCAGCTCCGGGAACAACGGAAGCAAAAACAACGACAGCGTACCCTCCGCTGGTTCCAGGGTCTATGGCGATCGCTGGCCCTGATAGGGTTGGCCTATGGGGCATTCTGGGTCTTAGACCGACCCGATTGGATTATCAAAAGTGCCGCTCAAATCACCATTGAAGGTAATCAAGTCCTGCCCACAGAGCGGATTCGTCCCCTGATCCCCCTCACCTATCCCCAACCAATCCTAACCCTCAAACCCCAGGAACTAGAGCAAGCCATTGAAGCCCAAGGGGCGATCGCCGAAGCCCTGGTTTCCCGTCGTCTGGTGCCCCCCAGCCTGGCGATCCAAGTCCAAGAACGCTTCCCCGTCGCCCGCTCCCAAACGCCCATCTCTAGCCAAGGCGATCGCCCCCTTGAACCGGGATACCTAGATGCCGAAGGGCAATGGTTCCCCGCCGCAGTCTACGAACCCCTCAGTGAATATCAGCCCTTACCGACCCTAGAAGTGACCGGAATTCGGGAGCTGCAACTGCCCCTCTGGCCCGAACTCTATCGCACCCTAGGGCGATCGCCCGTTGAAATTTTGAGCATCAACTGGCAAGACTCCAACAATTTGATTTTGAACACCGAACTTGGTAGTTTTCACCTGGGGCCAGATCTGACGCAACTCGAGGCCCAATTAGCGGCGATCGCCAAGCTCCAACAAACCCTCGGCACAACCATTCCCGCCCAGGATATCCAATACATTGATCTGCAAAATCCTGACGAGCCTATTATCCAGAGCAACAAACCCATCGTTCCCCCAGCCTCCCAGCCCGAAACCCCCCAAACCTAA
- the ftsZ gene encoding cell division protein FtsZ, translating to MPSSVAQIKVIGVGGGGCNAVNRMIEGGMSSIDFWAINTDAQALTNSKAKKRLQIGQKITRGLGAGGNSAIGRKAAEESRDEIAQALEGADLVFITAGMGGGTGTGAAPIVAEVAKDLGCLTVAVVTRPFKFEGRRRSNQAEEGIKELQSRVDTLLVIPNTKLLDMIPQETSMSEALRAADEVLRQGVQGISDIITISGLVNVDFADVRAVMADAGSALMGIGVGSGKSRAREAALMAISSPLMESSIEGAQGVVLNITGGHDLTLHEVNDAAEAVYEVVDPNANIIFGAVIDEHLQGEIKITVIATGFAVESQAAETPQPLPQQRRMQAVPQPDLSQAPPVPETPRPRPAAPPQAQQPPAPRNGFPDIPDFLMRRSNRSKQ from the coding sequence ATGCCCAGCAGCGTTGCTCAAATCAAAGTCATCGGTGTGGGTGGTGGTGGCTGTAATGCGGTGAATCGGATGATTGAAGGAGGCATGTCGAGTATCGACTTTTGGGCGATTAATACCGATGCCCAGGCCCTAACCAACTCCAAAGCAAAAAAGCGCCTGCAAATTGGTCAAAAAATCACCAGGGGTCTTGGGGCTGGTGGTAACTCAGCCATTGGTCGCAAAGCCGCCGAAGAATCTCGCGATGAAATCGCCCAAGCCCTCGAAGGCGCAGATCTCGTCTTTATTACCGCTGGCATGGGGGGCGGTACTGGCACTGGCGCCGCCCCCATCGTCGCCGAAGTCGCAAAAGATTTAGGTTGTCTCACCGTTGCGGTGGTGACCCGACCCTTTAAATTTGAAGGCCGCCGCCGCTCGAACCAAGCCGAAGAAGGGATCAAAGAACTCCAGAGCCGCGTCGATACCCTTTTGGTTATCCCCAATACAAAGCTCCTGGATATGATCCCCCAGGAAACGTCGATGTCCGAGGCCCTGCGCGCTGCCGATGAAGTGCTCCGCCAAGGGGTACAAGGGATTTCCGATATTATTACCATCTCCGGCCTGGTGAATGTCGACTTTGCCGATGTGCGGGCGGTAATGGCCGATGCCGGTTCTGCTCTGATGGGGATTGGTGTCGGTTCTGGTAAATCCAGAGCACGGGAAGCAGCCTTGATGGCGATTTCTTCGCCACTGATGGAGTCGTCCATTGAAGGAGCCCAAGGCGTTGTCCTGAATATTACCGGGGGCCACGATCTGACCTTGCATGAAGTCAATGATGCTGCGGAGGCCGTTTACGAAGTGGTCGATCCCAATGCAAATATTATTTTCGGGGCGGTGATCGACGAACATCTCCAAGGGGAAATCAAAATTACGGTCATTGCCACTGGGTTTGCTGTAGAGTCCCAAGCCGCAGAAACGCCCCAGCCTTTACCCCAACAGCGACGGATGCAGGCGGTTCCCCAGCCGGATCTTTCCCAGGCTCCGCCAGTGCCAGAAACCCCTAGACCCCGTCCTGCTGCACCACCCCAGGCCCAACAGCCCCCCGCCCCCCGGAATGGTTTCCCGGATATTCCTGACTTTTTGATGCGTCGTTCTAATCGTTCTAAGCAGTAG